The following is a genomic window from Thiohalomonas denitrificans.
GGAGCTGGTGGGGGATGCGGCCGAGGCGCAGATCCGGCGGGTGTTCGATAACCTGTCGGCGGTGGCCGAGGCAGCGGGCGGCTCCCTGGCCGATGTGGCCAAGCTGAACATCTTCCTGACCGACCTGACGCACTTTCCGCTGGTGAACGAAATCATGGCCAACTATCTCCAGCAGCCCTATCCCGCGCGCGCCGCCATCGGCGTGGCCGCACTGCCCAAGGGCGCGCAAGTGGAGATGGATGCGGTGATGGAGCTC
Proteins encoded in this region:
- a CDS encoding RidA family protein; this translates as MAREIIQTDKAPAAIGTYSQAVKVGSTVYLSGQIPLVPETMELVGDAAEAQIRRVFDNLSAVAEAAGGSLADVAKLNIFLTDLTHFPLVNEIMANYLQQPYPARAAIGVAALPKGAQVEMDAVMELDG